Below is a window of Corvus cornix cornix isolate S_Up_H32 chromosome 2, ASM73873v5, whole genome shotgun sequence DNA.
TTTCATCAGCACCTGTTCTCGCATCTTACTCAAGCTGCCTTTAGATGCAATCACTGCCATTTTGGCTTCCAAACTCAGAGGGAGCTACTGCAGCACCAAGAGTTACATGTCTCTGGCAACAAAATTCAGAGAGAAAGTGACATTGAACACTCTCCAAGTGGAAATGAAGAAGGTTTACAGCCAGCAACGGACCTGTTGAGCAGAAATGATGTTCCCCAGAGCCAAAAGACCATGCAGACTAAAGATGCAAGTTCTGATACAGAGCTtgataaatgtgaaaaaaaggcTCCACTTTTCCTTCCAAACCAGAGGCCAGAAACCCAGCCTGCAGCAAATAAGCAGAGTTTTTCATataccaaaataaaatctgaacCATCCAGTCCAAGACTTGCTTCATCGCCAGTTCAGCCTAATATTGGTCCTTCTTTCCCAATGGgaccttttctttcccagtttgCTTTTCCCCAAGACATCACTGTGGTTCCTCAGGCTTCAGAGATATTAGCCAAAATGTCGGAACTGGTCCATCGAAGGCTGAGGCATGGAAGTAGCAATTATCCGCCTGTAATTTACAGTCCTTTGATGCCTAAAGGGGCTACATGTTTTGAATGCAACATAACATTCAATAATTTGGACAACTATTTAGTACATAAAAAGCATTACTGCAGCAGCCGATGGCAGCAGATGGCAAAGTCACCAGATTTTTCCAGTGTTCCAGAAAAAATGCCTGAAGCTGTAAGTCCCAGTAATGGTCAAAGCTCTATAAACATCCTGAATGCAGCTCCTCACGCATCAGATCCAGAAAATCAACTTCTGCAGACATCTTGCTTAAACTCTTCCAATGTTTTAGATTTGATTGGGCCAAACAATAAAAGTCATGAAAAAGACTTTACTGCACAGCCTAAGAAGTTGTCAACTGCAAGCAATGGTGATGAGAAGATAAATGGAAAACCTTCTGATGTGAAGAATCCCAATGCTCCCTTAGTAGAGGGGGAGAGTGACCCTAACAAGACCACGTGTGAAGCTTGTAATATTACTTTCAGCAGACATGAGACCTACATGGTCCACAAGCAGTATTACTGTGCCACTCGCCACGATCCCCCGCTGAAGAGGTCTGCTTCCAACAAAGTGCCTGCCATGCAGAGAACAATGCGTACTCGGAAGCGAAGGAAGATGTATGAGATGTGCTTACCAGAGCAAGAGCAGAGGCCACCACTAGTTCAACAGCGATTTCTAGAAGTTGCTAATCTTGGAAATCCTTGTACATCTACTCAAGAGTCAACAGAGGGCCTTGGAGAATGTTACCATCCACGATGTGATATCTTTCCAGGAATAGTCTCAAAGCATCTGGAAACATCGCTGTCTATTAACAAGTGCGTTCCAGTTTCAAAGTGTGACACTGCCCACTCCACCGTGTCTTGCTTGGAGATGGATGTGCCAATAGATCTCAGTAAAAAATGCTTACCCCCATCGGAGAGGACATCCACTTCTCCCAAAAGGCTGCTGGACTACCATGAGTGCACTGTTTGCAAGATCAGTTTTAACAAGGTAGAGAACTACCTGGCTCACAAGCAGAatttttgtcctgtcactgctcatCAGCGTAATGACCTGGGACAACTTGACAGTAAGGTGTTTCAAAACCcagaaagtgaaagaaacagCCCAGATGTCAGTTATGAGAGAAGCATAATCAAATGTGAGAAAAATGGAAACTCGAAACAGTCCTCTCCTAATGGAAACTTATTTTCCACACACTTAGCAACACTTCAAGGACTGAAAGTCTTTAGTGAAGCAGCCCAGCTTATTgctacaaaagaagaaaacaaacatttgtttcttcCACAATGCCTTTACCCTGGAGCAATAAAGAAAGCTAAAGGAGCAGATCAGCTTTCTCCATATTATGGAATAAAGCCAAGTGATTACATTTCTGGTTCTCTCGTCATTCATAATACTGATTTAGATCAAAGCACAACTACAGAAAGTGAATCTCCGAAAGGCCAGGCACCTTCGAATGGATGTGCTGTGCAGAAGAAAGAATCTCTTCCACTACTGCCGAAAAACCGAGGCATGGTAATAGTTAATGGGGGACTAAAACAGGAGGAAAGACCTGCTGCTAACCCACAGCAAGAGAACATTTCCCAGAATCCTCCACATGAAGATGGGCACAAGTCTCCTTCTTGGATCTCTGAGAATCCCTTAACTACAAATGAAAATGTCTCTCCAGCAATTCCTACAGCAGAGGAACAGTTGTCTAGTATAGCTAAAGGTGTGAACGGCTCTACCCAGGCTCCAACCAGTGGAAAGTATTGCCGACTGTGTGACATCCAGTTCAACAATCTTTCAAACTTTATAACTCATAAGAAGTTTTATTGCTCTTCACATGCAGCAGAACATGTCAAATGAAACAATCGGTCACCTTTGGTACCTGTGTTTAGCATATTGTTCCACACAGTTTAAAGAAAGTTTGAATTACATCTGGACAATCAGGAGATTTCACTATTGCTGAGTTGAAGACTTAAAGGTGTAATTTCATTACAGTCCATTAGTAAAGTGTATTATTGGtgccattttcaaaaatattaatttattttaccaGCAGTATTCATAGCTGTAgttatgttattttttatttaaaaactttatATTAAAGTCATTTGTAATGTTATTGTATAGTTATTGTGTAGCACATATGGTTTGCACTGTATAgtagattttaaagaaaatagtcgcaaacaatacagaaaagcattttagaaataGCTTCAAAAGCACTTGTgtatcctgattttttttcttatatgcTGTTGCAGATATATGTATATGCTAAAATATAACTTGCAAAGAAGTTTCAACTATGCTGTAAAGTTCGccttaaaatttcaatttttttgaaCAATTGGGCTCAGTTTGCACTTTATATTTTAGCAGATACAGTACCTTAGTCATTAGGCTTTGCATTTGTATGTAGCAGTATGTTTCTGTCCACTTTCTTAATCTGAAACGTACGTTAAATGAAgatggcattttctttcttgtatagtacttgtattttcttttgctgatgCATCTCTGTCTCAATTTTTAAACCTTTGCTGTTAAATGCAATACTTTATAAAGAATGAACAAAATTACTGGAAGCAGTATTGTAAGAAATGAGGTCATATCAAtcagttttatctttttaaaggCACAGTCTAAAACAAAACCCTAAACTCAATGCTGCAATTATGAATCTAATTCATATAtaagatatatttaaatataagaGTAGCAATACTGCAACTGGTGATCACAAAGATAATGTTCTACTTCtgatagaaataatttctcaacAAATGTTGTTACTATGCATGTATATGGATGGAATAAAATTCCAGATCATTGGAGAAGTTTGGcagtaatttctttaattttttttaaattttattttgtttttcaaggtgGATTTAGAGCTCACAAACTGTAAAGAAGTTCTTAGGAACAAGCTAACATTGCCTTCTCTTCAGTGGAAGCAAAGTGTTCAAGGAGACAATGAGTACAAAGGATACCTCCACTTCCAGGGAGTCTCTACTAACAGGTCACTAGTGCAACTGGGTCTAAGACTGCCTAGTGAACTAAAACTTAAAATGTGAGGGTCTGAAAGCAGGAAGGCTGTTCTCTTTACTGGTGCCAAGGCACACATACTTTCCTGCAGTATCTCCCTATGTCAAAATAGTGGAACAATCTCCTTCCTAATACCTCTGGTGTGATTTTTCATGTGTTCAGTGTTCTTACATGAAAAACAAGACCATTCATTTAAGAGAA
It encodes the following:
- the ZFPM2 gene encoding zinc finger protein ZFPM2 isoform X2, encoding MSRRKQSKPRQIKRNEEGIQEAAESDGDARSEKPGQLAVETEDWDGPGELEVVQKDGERKIQSRQQLPVGTTWGPFTGKMDLNNNTLKTKASVPMVLTAGPKWLLDVTWQGVEDNKNNCIVYSKGGQLWCTTTKAISEGEELVAFVVDFDSRLQAASQMTLTEGMYPARLLDSIQLLPQQAAMASILPTAIVNKDIFPCKSCGIWYRSERNLQAHLMYYCSGRQREGPQLSEESEDSAQQISSVCPFPQCTKSFSNARALEMHLNSHSGVKMEEFLPPGASLKCTVCTYTADSVINFHQHLFSHLTQAAFRCNHCHFGFQTQRELLQHQELHVSGNKIQRESDIEHSPSGNEEGLQPATDLLSRNDVPQSQKTMQTKDASSDTELDKCEKKAPLFLPNQRPETQPAANKQSFSYTKIKSEPSSPRLASSPVQPNIGPSFPMGPFLSQFAFPQDITVVPQASEILAKMSELVHRRLRHGSSNYPPVIYSPLMPKGATCFECNITFNNLDNYLVHKKHYCSSRWQQMAKSPDFSSVPEKMPEAVSPSNGQSSINILNAAPHASDPENQLLQTSCLNSSNVLDLIGPNNKSHEKDFTAQPKKLSTASNGDEKINGKPSDVKNPNAPLVEGESDPNKTTCEACNITFSRHETYMVHKQYYCATRHDPPLKRSASNKVPAMQRTMRTRKRRKMYEMCLPEQEQRPPLVQQRFLEVANLGNPCTSTQESTEGLGECYHPRCDIFPGIVSKHLETSLSINKCVPVSKCDTAHSTVSCLEMDVPIDLSKKCLPPSERTSTSPKRLLDYHECTVCKISFNKVENYLAHKQNFCPVTAHQRNDLGQLDSKVFQNPESERNSPDVSYERSIIKCEKNGNSKQSSPNGNLFSTHLATLQGLKVFSEAAQLIATKEENKHLFLPQCLYPGAIKKAKGADQLSPYYGIKPSDYISGSLVIHNTDLDQSTTTESESPKGQAPSNGCAVQKKESLPLLPKNRGMVIVNGGLKQEERPAANPQQENISQNPPHEDGHKSPSWISENPLTTNENVSPAIPTAEEQLSSIAKGVNGSTQAPTSGKYCRLCDIQFNNLSNFITHKKFYCSSHAAEHVK
- the ZFPM2 gene encoding zinc finger protein ZFPM2 isoform X1 codes for the protein MSRRKQSKPRQIKRPLEDATEDEEEECLSEENDTISKEDFPLEESFSAEFEPENLSCEEVEYFCNKGNEEGIQEAAESDGDARSEKPGQLAVETEDWDGPGELEVVQKDGERKIQSRQQLPVGTTWGPFTGKMDLNNNTLKTKASVPMVLTAGPKWLLDVTWQGVEDNKNNCIVYSKGGQLWCTTTKAISEGEELVAFVVDFDSRLQAASQMTLTEGMYPARLLDSIQLLPQQAAMASILPTAIVNKDIFPCKSCGIWYRSERNLQAHLMYYCSGRQREGPQLSEESEDSAQQISSVCPFPQCTKSFSNARALEMHLNSHSGVKMEEFLPPGASLKCTVCTYTADSVINFHQHLFSHLTQAAFRCNHCHFGFQTQRELLQHQELHVSGNKIQRESDIEHSPSGNEEGLQPATDLLSRNDVPQSQKTMQTKDASSDTELDKCEKKAPLFLPNQRPETQPAANKQSFSYTKIKSEPSSPRLASSPVQPNIGPSFPMGPFLSQFAFPQDITVVPQASEILAKMSELVHRRLRHGSSNYPPVIYSPLMPKGATCFECNITFNNLDNYLVHKKHYCSSRWQQMAKSPDFSSVPEKMPEAVSPSNGQSSINILNAAPHASDPENQLLQTSCLNSSNVLDLIGPNNKSHEKDFTAQPKKLSTASNGDEKINGKPSDVKNPNAPLVEGESDPNKTTCEACNITFSRHETYMVHKQYYCATRHDPPLKRSASNKVPAMQRTMRTRKRRKMYEMCLPEQEQRPPLVQQRFLEVANLGNPCTSTQESTEGLGECYHPRCDIFPGIVSKHLETSLSINKCVPVSKCDTAHSTVSCLEMDVPIDLSKKCLPPSERTSTSPKRLLDYHECTVCKISFNKVENYLAHKQNFCPVTAHQRNDLGQLDSKVFQNPESERNSPDVSYERSIIKCEKNGNSKQSSPNGNLFSTHLATLQGLKVFSEAAQLIATKEENKHLFLPQCLYPGAIKKAKGADQLSPYYGIKPSDYISGSLVIHNTDLDQSTTTESESPKGQAPSNGCAVQKKESLPLLPKNRGMVIVNGGLKQEERPAANPQQENISQNPPHEDGHKSPSWISENPLTTNENVSPAIPTAEEQLSSIAKGVNGSTQAPTSGKYCRLCDIQFNNLSNFITHKKFYCSSHAAEHVK